In Cuculus canorus isolate bCucCan1 chromosome 9, bCucCan1.pri, whole genome shotgun sequence, the following are encoded in one genomic region:
- the RPL22L1 gene encoding 60S ribosomal protein L22-like 1, which produces MAPQKDRKSKKSTWKFCLDLTHPVEDGIFDSGNFEQFLKEKVKVNGKTGNLGNTVHIERLKNKITVTSEKQFSKRYLKYLTKKYLKKNNLRDWLRVVASDKETYELRYFQISQDEEGSESED; this is translated from the exons ATGGCGCCG CAAAAGGACAGGAAGTCTAAGAAGTCAACTTGGAAGTTTTGCCTTGACTTGACCCATCCTGTGGAAGATGGAATTTTCGATTCTGGGAACTTT GAACAGTTTCTAAAGGAGAAGGTTAAGGTTAATGGAAAAACTGGAAACTTGGGCAACACTGTTCACATTGAGCGTCTGAAGAACAAGATTACGGTCACATCTGAGAAGCAGTTCTCTAAAAG GTACCTAAAATACCTCACAAAGAAGTACCTCAAGAAGAACAATCTGCGTGACTGGCTTCGTGTTGTTGCATCTGACAAGGAGACATATGAACTGCGCTACTTCCAGATCAGTCAGGATGAAGAGGGATCTGAGTCTGAGGACTGA